Proteins found in one Leishmania donovani BPK282A1 complete genome, chromosome 13 genomic segment:
- a CDS encoding glycosyltransferase family-like protein: MLRACRRRHTIFDACYVLNLDRRPDRWAHVQQQVKRAKLHKFLKPGVEVTRVSGIDGHELDVASLHRDGVLTDRGYQRYQLPTEQKLYGMDLTKGAIGCALSHRAVWQRVVAEHRECVLILEDDLEFHHQFSRQFAERWSRVPADWGIVHMGGLDLLASGKAPRPYIADGIRLAYEGHRELTAYVAHAASAQRCLDLSLPMTWQVDTHISSCLADDAAAQDKYIADPKMYVFQPSLVIQLMSFTTDVQKKPTDNPALADAARRLREFVGGGTSVR, from the coding sequence atgctgcgcgcgtgccggcgTCGGCACACGATCTTCGACGCCTGTTACGTCCTGAACCTCGACAGGCGACCTGATCGCTGGGCacatgtgcagcagcaggtaaAGCGGGCGAAGCTGCACAAGTTTCTAAAGCCCGGCGTGGAGGTGACGCGCGTCAGCGGCATCGATGGGCACGAGCTCGATGTTGCAAGCTTGCACAGGGACGGGGTGCTCACCGACCGAGGCTATCAGCGCTACCAACTCCCCACGGAGCAGAAGCTTTACGGCATGGACCTGACGAAGGGCGCCATTGGCTGCGCGCTTTCTCATCGTGCGGTCTGGCAGCGGGTGGTAGCGGAGCATCGTGAGTGCGTCCTCATCCTCGAGGACGACCTTGAGTTCCATCACCAGTTTTCCCGCCAGTTCGCGGAGCGCTGGTCACGGGTGCCGGCTGACTGGGGGATCGTGCACATGGGCGGCCTCGATCTACTCGCGAGTGGCaaggcgccgcggccgtaCATAGCGGACGGCATCCGCCTAGCGTACGAAGGGCACCGCGAGCTCACCGCGTATGTGGCGCATGCCGCCTCCGCTCAGCGCTGCCTCGATCTGTCGCTGCCCATGACGTGGCAAGTGGACACCCACATCAGCAGCTGCCTtgccgacgacgctgcggcgcaagATAAGTACATCGCCGACCCCAAGATGTACGTGTTCCAGCCATCGTTGGTGATTCAGCTCATGTCCTTCACGACAGACGTCCAGAAGAAGCCCACCGACAACCCCGCTCTCGCAGATGCCGCGCGCCGTTTGCGGGAGTTCGTCGGTGGTGGCACGTCTGTTCGTTAA
- a CDS encoding N(2), N(2)-dimethylguanosine tRNA methyltransferase, putative, giving the protein MSVKSGQFNYDAVVRESPAGFTKITEGTTAVLEPPTKKACTSSAEPAPASNLSSEEADNQLVGQAVFYNPAQVVNRDLSISVIEVFSRLRLTEPRRRGGTREGITILEALSATGLRAIRYYKEITNVRYIIANDMDADAVDCIVRNCAYNGVPVQYPTLMENMPAAAIELYPGEAEPGKGESATGASPRVGVRAGGAILPNLDDANDLMFRLAMNSSAHPGKRVCLVDAPAETSATPSLRPLLQQELMDVVDLDPYGSASPFLDGAFRCIKEGGLMLVTSTDSAILCGNFADTAHAKYSSMPYKAAHCHEAAVRTLLACVERVANRHQKFIVPLLSLHIDFYVRCFFRVYKQPAETKLSACKLGYQLQCSSCSAFWVRPMATARQPRPSRQERRRQQREASEQQRRARAGRANSDADEEKPSKTVEGAAEASRAHTRLRRLSKRERDGNDDDEAVAHNVDGVRTEVYPASPSRHSHPKITPLTLRQMPSAASATSTTAATACPVCGSSIVLSGPLYAAPTQNCEFLEQLLALLQERASEGRLNAEARITGLVRIALEELPDCPLFYLLPDVASYVRVCCPPTPCIVGALARLGYRCSQVHCAAAGLKTDCPPEVLFRVMLQWKMVQDTLDPVSKAAIEDGADKSKEKKAPAASTAPRSLLVTPLAEADFTYDKAHDFRGRVIGVAKFVPNAPGWGPRRRHQGAAVVPEAVECGNGEDNDGGSGEA; this is encoded by the coding sequence ATGTCGGTGAAGTCCGGTCAGTTCAACTacgacgccgtcgtgcgcGAATCCCCGGCCGGCTTTACGAAGATCACGGAGGGGACGACAGCAGTGCTGGAGCCGCCGACGAAGAAGGCATGTACGTCTTCGGCTGAGCCTGCGCCGGCTTCGAATctcagcagcgaggaggccgaCAACCAGCTGGTGGGCCAGGCCGTCTTCTACAACCCGGCGCAAGTGGTAAACCGGGACTTAAGCATCAGCGTTATCGAGGTCTTCTCGCGACTGCGGCTGACagagccgcggcgccgcggtggcacgAGGGAGGGGATCACTATCCTCGAGGCCCTCAGCGCCACGGGGCTGCGGGCGATTCGCTACTACAAGGAGATCACCAACGTGCGCTACATCATTGCCAACGATATGGACGCGGACGCGGTGGACTGCATCGTGCGCAACTGCGCGTACAACGGGGTCCCGGTTCAGTACCCAACCTTGATGGAGAAcatgccggccgccgcgaTTGAACTTTACCCAGGCGAGGCAGAGCCGGGGAAGGGTGAGTCGGCGACTGGTGCGTCGCCCAGAGTTGGggtgcgcgccggcggcgccatctTGCCGAACCTTGACGACGCCAACGACCTCATGTTCCGGCTGGCGAtgaacagcagcgcgcacccaGGAAAGCGCGTCTGCCTCGTCGACGCACCCGCGGAGAcatcggcgacgccgtcgctgcgtccgctgctgcagcaggagctgatGGATGTCGTCGATCTTGATCCATACGGCTCCGCGTCGCCCTtcctcgacggcgccttTCGCTGTATCAAAGAGGGTGGGCTGATGCTGGTGACGAGCACAGATAGTGCCATCCTGTGCGGCAACTTCGCTGACACCGCCCATGCCAAGTACAGTTCGATGCCCTACAAGGCCGCCCACTGTCACGAGgccgcggtgcgcacgctgctcGCCTGCGTCGAGCGGGTGGCCAACCGGCACCAGAAATTCattgtgccgctgctgtcacTCCACATCGACTTCTATGTGCGCTGCTTCTTTCGCGTCTACAAGCAGCCGGCCGAGACGAAGCTCAGCGCCTGCAAGCTCGGGTACCAGCTGCAGTGCTCGAGCTGCTCAGCATTCTGGGTGCGgccgatggcgacggcgcggcagcccCGGCCGTCGCGGcaggagcgccgccggcagcagcgcgaggcaagcgaacagcagcggcgcgctcgcgcaggACGCGCCAACAGCGACGCAGATGAGGAGAAGCCAAGCAAGACAGTCGaaggcgcggcggaggcctCGCGTGCGCATACTCGTCTGCGTCGACTCTCGAAGCGCGAGCGGGACGGcaacgacgatgacgaggcggtggcacacAACGTTGACGGTGTTCGCACGGAGGTGTACCCCGCCTCGCCGAGTCGTCATAGCCATCCCAAGATCACACCGCTCACACTACGGCAGATgccgagcgccgcctccgcgacgTCGACAACAGCCGCAACGGCGTGTCCggtgtgcggcagcagcatcgttCTCTCTGGGCCCCTCTATGCAGCCCCCACGCAGAATTGTGAGTttctcgagcagctgctcgcgctgctccagGAGCGCGCCAGCGAGGGGCGACTGAACGCGGAGGCTCGCATCACCGGCCTGGTCCGCATCGCCCTCGAAGAGCTGCCAGACTGCCCTCTCTTCTACTTGCTGCCCGACGTCGCGTCCTACGTGAGGGTGTGCTGCCCGCCAACGCCGTGCATTGTCGGTGCACTGGCGCGGCTTGGGTACCGCTGCAGCCAGGTGCactgtgccgccgcaggaCTCAAGACGGACTGCCCGCCGGAGGTACTGTTCCGAGTGATGCTGCAGTGGAAGATGGTGCAAGACACGCTGGATCCAGTCAGCAAAGCAGCGATCGAGGACGGCGCTGACAAGAGCAAGGAGAAGAAGGCCCCGGCAGCGTCCACCGCACCTCGGTCGCTGTTGGTGACGCcactggcggaggcggactTCACGTACGACAAGGCACACGACTTTCGCGGTCGCGTCATTGGTGTGGCCAAGTTCGTGCCGAACGCGCCGGGTTGGgggccgcgccggcgtcaccAAGGGGCAGCAGTGGTGCCCGAAGCGGTGGAATGCGGCAACGGTGAAGACAACgacggaggcagcggagaggcgTGA
- a CDS encoding actin-like protein, putative, translating to MDYNVSTAAVVLDCGSFHSRAGFGGEKGPRLDVPTLVGYPRHRSIAMAAGMNEQEVGEEALLKQGILDVHHPIRNGFINDWSDVEKLWSHLFFNELRVSPETHCFLLTQPVNAPAAQRERTLEIMMETFHAHSLYLGTSQVLSLYSYGLTTGLVVDSGKDVTHAVPIHEGYALVRHVTQSPVAGAALTRYLGGLLREQGYALGTATEQELLNSAKEDLCYVQPSAHAQRGAVGDIYTPASGTSARVSPAAASATSRRSTQLTGGIKGSADSASSATATTAVTAKESFIGSAAEKHLDVDRGLTSTAAMGATEDFLLPDGQRIPLTAERYDTAEVLFNYSLLALMDSNGEDSSTYEPRCKVRTDMGDLFRPSFEKGISWLPFAAVNNCEAALRPQLYANMVLAGGSTSFPGLKARLESEVRQLYRESHPSEAVVPIQVRDMPCRTYSTWLGGSMLAQTAVFQHLVVSRKEYEEEGARVIHYKSL from the coding sequence ATGGACTATAACGTGTCAACTGCGGCGGTCGTGCTCGACTGCGGCTCCTTCCATTCCCGCGCCGGCTTTGGCGGCGAGAAGGGGCCGCGTCTTGACGTACCGACGCTCGTCGGCTACCCACGCCACCGCAGTATCGCCATGGCAGCTGGAATGAATGAACAGGAggtgggcgaggaggcgctgctgaagcagggTATCCTGGATGTGCATCACCCGATCCGCAACGGCTTCATCAACGATTGGAGCGATGTGGAGAAGCTGTGGAGTCATCTATTCTTCAACGAGCTGCGCGTGTCGCCGGAGACGCACTGCTTCCTGCTGACGCAGCCCGTCAACGCCCCTGCCGCTCAGCGTGAGCGAACGCTGGAGATCATGATGGAGACCTTCCACGCGCACTCGCTCTACCTCGGCACCTCCCAGGTGCTGAGTCTGTACAGCTACGGGCTCACTACGGGACTCGTGGTGGACAGTGGCAAGGACGTCACACACGCCGTCCCCATCCACGAAGGCTATGCGCTAGTGCGGCACGTCACGCAGAGCCccgtcgccggtgcggcaCTCACCCGGTACCTGGGCGGACTGCTTCGCGAGCAGGGCTACGCTCTCGGCACGGCGACcgagcaggagctgctgaacaGCGCCAAGGAGGATTTGTGCTACGTGCAGCccagcgcgcacgcgcagcgcgggGCGGTCGGCGACATCTACACCCCCGCATCCGGGACCTCGGCAAGGGTATCTCCGGCTGCCGCGAGCGCGACCAGCCGCAGAAGCACGCAACTCACCGGAGGAATCAAgggcagcgccgacagcgcgAGCTCAGCCACCGCAACCACGGCCGTGACAGCAAAGGAGTCTTTCATCGGATCCGCTGCAGAGAAACACCTCGACGTGGACCGCGGGCTCACATCCACGGCCGCGATGGGTGCCACCGAAGACTTCTTGCTCCCCGACGGGCAGCGCATCCCGCTCACGGCGGAGCGCTACGACACGGCCGAGGTGCTCTTCAACTACTCCCTGCTTGCCCTGATGgacagcaacggcgaggATAGCAGCACCTACGAGCCCCGCTGCAAGGTGCGCACCGACATGGGCGACCTGTTCCGCCCATCTTTTGAGAAGGGGATCAGCTGGCTGCCGTTCGCGGCCGTCAACAactgcgaggcggcgctgcggccgcagctCTACGCCAACATGGTGCTGGCCGGcggctccacctccttccctGGGCTCAAGGCCCGCCTCGAATccgaggtgcggcagctctACCGGGAAAGCCACCCcagcgaggcggtggtgccgatCCAGGTGCGCGACATGCCGTGTCGCACCTATAGCACGTGGCTGGGTGGGTCCATGCTCGCGCAGACGGCCGTCTTTCAGCACCTGGTCGTCTCCCGAAAGGagtacgaggaggagggggcgcgtGTCATCCACTACAAGTCGCTCTGA
- a CDS encoding katanin-like protein produces MRHLQPLSSTAAPAPGSSLAHMKAQQLAREEEEKLRARRVKGVIVLVEQFLLEQGYQQTLQALQQESRISLTQFSAADNIDLLSVVQDYEEYYAFKCQRAPKLYRVRGGSSDDADGVGGVGSESGERMLSRTRKGAPAPRAATSSSSPASLSSVGKPPPHLRPTNLARALSHVQANGDSGSANGDKLAAAPNGGTSALGLSLQGESAAAHNSGREGEKGRRGIGRDAEGSDDAAEDPLGPLMSRRILKPLPPFPTNELNELAATILREILDVNPSVRWRDIADLESAKHLLQEAVVMPVKYPELFQGILRPWKGILLFGPPGTGKTLLAKAVATECRTTFFNIAASSVVSKWRGDSEKLVRMLFDLAVHYAPSTIFIDEIDSLMSARSSDGEHEGSRRMKTELLTQMDGLSKRRGGEVVFVLAASNVPWDLDTAMLRRLEKRILVSLPTRDARVLMFRRLLPNSFASDADYEACAALTEGMSGADIDVVCREAMMRPVRKLISQLEAAGNDRNAHVRLPSEPLKPPAATLEDVQASVACTRSSVRAADLDKYDVWTREHGSGLST; encoded by the coding sequence atgCGTCACTTGCAACCACTCTcgagcacggcagcgccggcgccgggcTCGAGTTTAGCGCACatgaaggcgcagcagctcgcccgcgaggaggaagagaagctgCGCGCTCGACGAGTCAAGGGCGTCATCGTGCTCGTCGAGCAGTTCCTGCTGGAGCAGGGGTACCAACAAACTCTGCAGGCGCTCCAGCAGGAAAGCCGCATCTCCCTCACTCAGTTCAGCGCCGCTGACAACATCGACTTGCTGTCTGTTGTCCAGGATTACGAGGAGTACTACGCCTTCAAATGCCAGCGCGCGCCGAAGCTGTACCgcgtccgcggcggcagcagcgatgacgccgacggcgttggcggcgtcggctctGAAAGCGGAGAGCGGATGCTCTCACGGACGCGCAaaggcgcgcctgctcctcgTGCCGCGacctcgtcgtcatcgccagCCTCGTTGTCCTCTGTAGgaaagccgccgccgcacctgcgGCCAACGaacctcgcgcgcgcgctcagcCATGTGCAGGCgaacggcgacagcggctcAGCGAACGGCGACAagctcgccgcggcgcccaACGGGGGCACCAGCGCGCTTGGGTTGTCTCTCCAGGGCGagtccgctgccgcccacaACTCCGGGCGCGAAGGCGAGAAGGGTCGAAGaggcattggcagggatgCTGAGGGCTCCGATGATGCTGCAGAGGACCCCCTCGGGCCCTTGATGAGCCGCCGCATActgaagccgctgccgccgtttcCGACGAACGAGTTGAACGAGCTGGCCGCCACGATCCTGCGCGAGATTCTCGACGTCAACCCATCCGTGCGTTGGCGCGACATTGCCGACTTGGAAAGCGCCAAGCACCTCCTGCAAGAGGCCGTGGTGATGCCGGTCAAGTACCCGGAGCTGTTCCAGGGCATCCTGCGCCCGTGGAAAGGGATTCTTCTCTTTGGCCCGCccggcaccggcaagacGCTCCTCGCCAAGGCCGTCGCGACGGAGTGCCGCACGACCTTCTTCAACAtagccgcctcctccgtcgtgTCCAAGTGGCGCGGTGACTCGGAGAAGCTCGTCCGCATGCTCTTCGACCTCGCCGTCCACTACGCGCCAAGCACTATCTTTATCGATGAGATCGACTCCTTGATGTCCGCAAGGTcgagcgacggcgagcacgaGGGGTCACGCCGCATGaagacggagctgctgacACAGATGGATGGCCTCTCCAagcggcgtggcggcgaggtggtgtTTGTGCTAGCGGCGAGCAACGTGCCATGGGACCTCGAcacggcgatgctgcgccggctgGAGAAGCGCATCCTCGTTTCGCTTCCGACGCGCGACGCTCGCGTTCTCATGTtccgccgcctgctgcccAACTCCTTCGCATCCGACGCGGACTATgaggcgtgcgccgcgctAACGGAGGGCATGTCCGGTGCTGACATCGACGTCGTCTGCCGTGAGGCCATGATGCGGCCGGTGCGGAAGCTCATTTCTCAGCTTGAGGCTGCAGGCAACGACCGCAACGCGCACGTGCGGCTTCCGAGCGAGCCGCTGAAGCCGCCAGCCGCGACGCTCGAGGATGTGCAAGCGAGTGTTGCGTGCACCCGCAGCAGTGTCCGGGCAGCAGACCTCGACAAGTACGATGTGTGGACGCGCGAGCACGGCTCCGGGCTATCCACTTAA